The genomic region GGTCGTTAATGCCCGGACAAAGAATCCGGGCGCCAACCGGCGGCATGTTGTCGAAAGGCCGCTGGCCAACGCCGGGAACAGGTCGCAGGGCGCGGAGTTTTCCGTTAAACTTATAAAATGGTAGCCGAAAGGACACGGTTATGCAAGGATATGGACATGAAGCGGCAAAGAGAAACAGCTATGCCACATTGTGGTATTTTTATCATGGGCATCGGTTGCCGGATCCGGCCGGAGGGGAACGGGGGCCGAAGATGGGGCCCCGGCGACCGTTGCTGGATTGCCGGGACGTTTTTCGAGCACAAAGCGGCAGACGCAGGTCATTGCGCTGATGCCGCGAATCGCTGGTGAGAAATGCGGGTCAAGGAATCGGTTCATAATCTGCTGCGCTGGAAGTTCAGGGGCCGGGCCGACCCGGCCGCGCCGGACGCGGATTTTTCCCGCCGGCAGGAGGCCCGGCGGTTGAGCGAAGAACGGTTCGCCGCTGCATTTAAGACCAGTCTCGACGCGGTTCAGATCAACCGGCTCGAGGATGATTGCTATGTGGACATCAATGAGGGGTTTACCGCGATAACCGGTTTCGGCCGGGCCGAGGTGATTGGCAAAACCAGCGCGGAGGTTGATATCTGGGGTGACGGGGAGACCCGGGCCCGGATAATTGATGCGCTTAAGCAGGAACGTTCGTTGATGAACATGGAGGTCCGGTTCCGGGGCCGTACCGGTGAACTGCGGACCGGCACGGTGTGTGCCATGGTGATGAACCTCCAGGGCACGCCCCATGTCCTTACCGTTATCCGGGATATCGATGTTCTCAAGAAAACCGAAGAGGCCCTTGCCGTCAGCGAGGCCAGGTTTCGTGAACTCTTCAACAATATGAGTAATGGGGTGGCGGTATTCAAGGCCCTGGAGGATGGCGACGATTTCGTGGTCGTTGATTTCAACCGGGCCGCGGAGCGGATCGAGGGGGTGTATCGGGACGAGGTGGTCGGCCGGAGCGTGTCAGCGGTTTTCACTGCGGCCGAGGAGCGCGGTCTGTCGGATGTGTTTCGCCGGGTGTGGCGCACCGGCGAGCCGGAACACCACCCGGTGGCGATCTTCCGGCACGGACGGCTGCGGACCTGGAAGGAGAACTACATCTACCGGCTCCCTTCCGGTGAGATCATCGATGTCTACGAGGATATCACCAAGCGGCGACAGGCCGAGGAGAAGCTGCTGGCCTACCAGGAGCAGTTGAAGGACCTGACCTCCGAGCTTTGCCTGACCGAGGAGCGTGAACGGCGGAGTATCGCCACCGATCTCCATGACCAGATCGGTCAGACCCTGTCGGTGATCAAGATGAAGCTCTTCGAGGTCCGGGAACGGTGTCTTGACCCTGATCTGGGCGGGCCCCTGGCCGAGGCCATGGAACTCCTGAAACAGGCCATTCGGGAGGCCCGTTCCCTGACCTTTGAGTTAAGCCCGCCGATGCTGTATGAACTGGGCCTGGAAGCGGCCCTGGAATGGCTGGGCGAGGTTTTTCAGGAACAGCACGGGATTAACTGTGTTGTCACCGTTGACCGGGAACCGAAGCCACTGGACGAGGACCTGCGGATCGTCCTGTTCCGCTCGGTGCGGGAACTGCTGGCCAATGTTCTCAAACATGCCCGGACCCGGTCCGTGGACCTGTCGGTGTACCGGCGGGAGGACCGGGTGGTGGTGGTTGTGGTTGACCGGGGCGTCGGCTTTGACCCCAATGAGATCAATGACCGGACCATTCGCCACCGCGGCTTCGGCCTGTTCAATATCCGGGAGCGGCTGGGCCGGCTCGGCGGCCGGCTCTCCCTTGAATCCGGGCCCGGCCGGGGAACCCGGGTCACGCTCAGCGCTCCCTTGAAAACCGAGTGGTAAGTGTTGCGACAGGCCTCTTTCCTGTAAATCGAATCCTGGCGGGAATTACAGCTCATGACTATCCGAATACTATTGGCCGATGACCACAAGATCATGCGGGCCGGTCTCTGCTCGCTGCTCGAAAAACAACCGGACATGGAGGTGGTCGCTGAGGCGGAAAATGGCCGCCGGGCCGTGCAGATGACCATTGAACATAAACCCGACGTGGTGATCATGGATGTGAGCATGCCCGAACTGAACGGGATTGAGGCCACCCGGCAGATTGTCGCCGCGGTCCCTGGAACCAGGATAATCGCCCTGTCCATGTATTCGGACAAGCGGTTCGTGGTCGGCATGCTCCAGGCCGGGGCCGCCGGGTTTCTTTTAAAGGACTGCGCCTCCCAGGATCTGGCCCGGGCGATCAACGCGGTGGCGAGCGGCAAGAACTATCTGAGCCCGGAAATCGCCGGGGTAATGATCGAGGACTATGTGCATCGTTTTGCCGTGGCCGATGCCACCACCCAGGTGTTGACCGCCCGCGAGCGGGAGGTGCTGCAGCTCATTGCCGAGGGCTGGGCCACCAGGGAGATCGCCGGCCGCTTGTACGTGAGCGTCAAAACCGTGGAGACCCATCGCCGCAAGATCATGAAAAAACTGGATATCCATTCCGTGGCCGACCTTACCAAGTACGCCATCCGGGAGGGGCTTACCTCGCTGGAGTCGTGATTGTTCTTGAGGCGAACCCAACCCCGTGCTCAGGGCCGGGTCAGTGCTGGTCGGCTCTGCTGGTAGTTGATATAGTTCTGAATGGCGAACAATCGAGTGACGAATAAAGGGCTGTAACGGGCCTTATCGAATCAGTTGTTTTTCATTTTTTTTGTTCGTAACTCGAATGTTCGATTGTTTGTCAATGTCCCCCTTCCCCCTTTCACATTTCACATTTCACATTTCACATTTCACATTCCCCCCCCTCAGCCGATCCTTTTTTGAATATCAGGGAAAGGAGCGGGCAATATAAGGATATGCCCTATAGCGCCCCTGGCCCCGGACAGGCATAATGCCATCATGCAGCATTGGCATTAATACCACAATGTGGTAGTTGACCGGGGTGGTTGGTTTCCTGCCGGTCTTTGGTTGCTGAAAGCGTTTTCTGCTTCGCGTTTTTAAATTCCCGCGGTTTCTTTTTTATTTTGGTTGGGGAATTTATTTTTTTTCTACTGTCAAGCAAAAGGCTGGACCCGGGCGGTGAGGAGGTGAAGAGGATGCGCCGGACGGCCGGGAGAAAGGGAGATCTGTTTCTTTAAAGAGTTGATCAAGCCTTAGCAAACAAGGAGGGGAATTTTGACAGCTGCAACCGTATGGCTATTTGTCTTTGTCGCCATGTACTGGGCCTACTGCATTTTCTGGGGCATCAAGGGCGCCAGGTCGGCAAAGACCGCTTCCGACTACTTTATCGCCGGCCGCCAGATTCCGATCTGGGTCTTTGTGCTGGCGGCAACGGCAACCAGCTTTTCCGGCTGGACATTCATGGGGCATCCGGGGCTTGTCTACCGTGACGGGTTCCAATATGCCTACGCATCATTTTATGCGATCACCATTCCGTTCACCGGGGTCATGTTTTTAAAGCGCCAGTGGATCCTGGGCAAGCGCTTCGGTTTCGTCACCCCGGGCGAGATGTTCGCCGAATACTTCAAGTCCGACGCCATGCGGATTCTCACCGTGGTCGTGGCCCTGGTCTTTTCGGTTCCGTATCTCGGGGTCCAGCTCCGCGCCTCGGGCTTTTTATTCAACATTCTCACCGACGGCCTGCTCGGGGTCGAAACCGGGATGTGGATGCTCTCCCTGGTGGTTATCATCTATGTGGCCTCCGGCGGGCTTCGCGCCGTGGCCTATGTTGACACCATGCAGTGTCTGCTGCTGGCCGGCGGTATCCTGGCCATCGGGATCATCACCCTGAACGCGGTCGGCGGCTGGAGCGCCCTGAATGAAGGGATTGCCCACCTTGCCGCGCTGGATACCAAGCGGACCCCGGACGGTTACAGTCATTACATCGCCATTCCCGGGGTGATCCAGTTTGTCAAGTCAGGCCCCAGCGCCGCGGGCGGTGCCTGGACCGGGATC from Desulfobacterales bacterium harbors:
- a CDS encoding response regulator transcription factor yields the protein MTIRILLADDHKIMRAGLCSLLEKQPDMEVVAEAENGRRAVQMTIEHKPDVVIMDVSMPELNGIEATRQIVAAVPGTRIIALSMYSDKRFVVGMLQAGAAGFLLKDCASQDLARAINAVASGKNYLSPEIAGVMIEDYVHRFAVADATTQVLTAREREVLQLIAEGWATREIAGRLYVSVKTVETHRRKIMKKLDIHSVADLTKYAIREGLTSLES
- a CDS encoding PAS domain-containing sensor histidine kinase → MRVKESVHNLLRWKFRGRADPAAPDADFSRRQEARRLSEERFAAAFKTSLDAVQINRLEDDCYVDINEGFTAITGFGRAEVIGKTSAEVDIWGDGETRARIIDALKQERSLMNMEVRFRGRTGELRTGTVCAMVMNLQGTPHVLTVIRDIDVLKKTEEALAVSEARFRELFNNMSNGVAVFKALEDGDDFVVVDFNRAAERIEGVYRDEVVGRSVSAVFTAAEERGLSDVFRRVWRTGEPEHHPVAIFRHGRLRTWKENYIYRLPSGEIIDVYEDITKRRQAEEKLLAYQEQLKDLTSELCLTEERERRSIATDLHDQIGQTLSVIKMKLFEVRERCLDPDLGGPLAEAMELLKQAIREARSLTFELSPPMLYELGLEAALEWLGEVFQEQHGINCVVTVDREPKPLDEDLRIVLFRSVRELLANVLKHARTRSVDLSVYRREDRVVVVVVDRGVGFDPNEINDRTIRHRGFGLFNIRERLGRLGGRLSLESGPGRGTRVTLSAPLKTEW